GGGCATCAGGACAAATCCAAGATATTGGTCAGGGGATTATCCTTAAGTATCATTACCGTTGCGTTCCGGTGATTGCTGATTTTTGCGATCGCTTGTGCAATTACGGCATGATCATCAAAACTGAGCCTAAAGCTTCTCGCTTGGGTACTAACCTGATTGCTTGCAATGTGGAAGGGAAGCTAGAGAATAACGTAAATTGGGCAGAAGTTGATGCAGTAGAAACGTTGATTGAGGAGTTGTTAGCGGCGGGTTATCGCTTAAATCCTACTGATTCTGAGAACGAAATCGGCGTGATTTCACCTTACCGCAGTCAAGCAAATGCCCTAACTCAACGTTTACGATCTCGCTGGACAGATTTTTCAAAGCAGAGCATTGGCACAGTTCACACGTTCCAAGGTGGCCAGAAATCAGTGATAATTTTCTCGACTCGCCAATGTCAAGCAAGTTATAGCCTCTGGTTTATTAATCGCCGACCTAATTTACTGAATGTGGCTGTGAGTAGAGCAAGAGAATTGTTTATCCTGGTGGGGAATTTGGGGCGAATTTCTGAAGGGGGGCATACCAAGGAGTTGGTAGAGTATATTAAGCAATTTGGAGAGATGCGAGAATTTCAAGAAAGTGCAAATGCCACTTTTATCCGTAAACAGTAAATAGAGTTTAATAAAATTGCCTGATTAGTTTTGGAATCATGTGAAATTCAATTTTTATTAACAGTAATTAAACTATAAAATTAATTTTTTTAAACGTTCGGGTAAATCAACATCAATTGGTTCAGTTACAGGTGCTGTTTTCAATCCACTTAATTGTTCTATTTCTTTGATTTTCCTAATTAAAATTTTAATTAAAGCACCGTTTTGATTAAGTTCAAAAATATCATCTTTATCAAAAACTACAATCTTCTTGTTATGTCTTGCATAAAAAAGGAGCTGGCAAAGTCTAGCATAACTAACGCATCTTTGTCGGCTACTTGTATTAGGAAATCCGGCTGCCCCTTTTAAGGTAAAGAAAACACCAAGACCAACAGTATTAAATAACTCTAGAGTCATAATACTGCAAAGACGGGAGAACTGAGCAACAGAAACAACTTCTTCTGTTGCTTTTGCCTCAGCAACAATGCCTCGATAATCTTTTAAAAAAAGGCGATTACAAATAATGTCCCAATCAGCACCATCACCACTAATTAAAAAATCATATTGATGGCTAGCAGATTGATAACTTTTAATTTCAGAATAGCCTACTAATCCTTTAAAGCTGAGAGTGAGAATTCCTTCTAATAAATATCCTGCTTGTTGCCTCTCACTATCAGTTGGTTTTTCTTTTTGCAAATAATATTTTATTTCATCTAAATAATCTGAAAGTTGAATATCAGGAGTATATAACCAATTGATTACTTCATTAGATTCAGGACTATCATGCTTTAAGTATTTCAAAGATTCAATAATATTTTTAGCGGCTTGCTTAGAATCCATTTCCATTTATTTTGAATACTTAATTTTCTTAAATAAATTCAATTTTTGTTTTAGTTTCTGCCATTACATCAAACTGAAGTTCATCATAATCATATAAAGTGATTTCACAATGAGGGCAAACATAAGGTAATTTAGGCATTCCTGCACTGAGAGGAGTTCTTTCTACAAAAGTTTCTGCACAAGTGTGATAAATTAAAAGCCAATTTTGACAAAATTTATCAGCAGATAAAACAGCTAAAATAGCAATAACTTGAGAATATTCAATACCAATTTTTATGGCTAGTTCATGCGGTTGTGCTGTCTGTATTTCCTGATTGAAGTGTTTATTTAATAATGATTTATGATGGTCTGAAAGAAAATCTAATCGGTTTTTACAAACTAAACGAGCCATAGTTTTCACCTCAAGTTTGTAATTCTGATAAAAGAAACTTTAAAGCTTGGACACTTCCGCCATAATTTTCAAGAAAGCATGACAAATGTTGAAAGCTATCTTGATGCTTTAAGTTTCCATTTGAAAAATAGAAATGAGAACGAATTATTCCTTTTGATTTACCATTGTCCTCCGATATGTTATCTAAACTAAATTCATAAGACTTGAGTCCCCAATCATGAATTAGAGTTCTCAACAAAGCATTTTCAACTGTATTAACTAATTTGGGAGTTTCTTCTAAATTAAGTACATTCAATGCTGTTTGTGCTAAATGTTTCGATAATGCTTGTAATCCCCTCATTTCAAGTTCCGCCTGATCAAAAGCACCAGTGCTATGAGCATTCAACGCAACTCCACGATTATCAGTGCGAATTCTTAGATGCCTCCAAATATAATTTTGGTTTCCAACATATTTATCCCACATATTCTGTAAAATTAGGTTATTAAGATTCGGATGCTGCCAAGTAGCTTGACATTGAGCCATAAGTTCATCGAAAAAATCAGGAATATGAGACCAATATGGAAACTGCATCAGTGGTTCAATTTGTGGATCTATTAAATTAGATTTTAAATAGTTATATCGAAATCCATTCCATGATAAAGCCACATAATTAGCTCCTATTTCTGCAACTACAGTCCATCTAATATGATAAGTAGATACACGATTAACATCTCCTAAAATATTATCATTTGAAATATTTTCAGCTTTAAATACTTTTTGATAGTAGGGTAATTTTAACGTGCGTATATACCATTTTCGATTATCATTTTCGTCTTCAATAGGGCCATACCATCCATCATCTCCAAATTCTGTAATAAGTGTATTGGCTGGGTTTAAAATGGGATATTTTATGCTATTGCCTAACTTTAGACTTAACCATTTTCGAGGTTGTTGTACAAATGCAAGTAAAACATCGTTTGGACTAATATCTTTGTTTTGAATTGCTTCTGTTAAGCTAGCAGCTAATTTATATTTAGACTGATTTTTATTTTTTTTAGCTAAACTTCTCAAAGTATTTAAAGTAAACTCTGAGCTATACAAAAACTGAGTACAAAATATATTACTATCAGAAAACCCTTTATCTATAAAAGCTAGTATATTATTTTTGTCTGTATTTGCCTGTGATGCTGCCATACTTTGACCTTAATAGCTTGAATTTTTCATACATTATCATTATGCTGGTTAAATATAGTACACGAATATATTGATTATGTATAATTATCTTTTAAAAGATAAATCTAATTAAATTAAAGGCCATGTAATGGTTTCAGGAGACGACAATGGTCGCCTGTATGTAATGGCGGTTAAGTAGCATCAGTACAAGACAAAAATTAGACATAGCAAGCCTTCTAGTAATCGTTGAAAATTGCCTAATTTATAGCCTTTTAGGTAAAGTCAAATATAGTTTAAACAAAAGAATCAGGGTTGTGGCTTCTTCGCAAGGTGCTAGTTAGATTCTGTTTTAGACAAAGTTTGTCAAGCACGTAAGTTTCTGTACGATTGCTACCAGAACATCAGGAACAACAATTAAACATTAATATACTTAAAAAGTTTACAATGCCTTGCTTTCGAGGATTTAAGAACTCGTTGCGCTCTCGGCGGCGATAGCGGAGTGGCTCTTGCGGGCTTGTGGATCTAGTTAGCTCAACAAGTAATCTCCCTGCCCGTAAGAGCCACCGCCGAGAGCGAGCGAAGCGGCAACGAGTTCGTCGGGGCTACACGAATCACCGACTAAAACCTCTTTGCTGCTGTCTGCGTTTCTCCTGCTCGTAGTGCCGCCGTTCTAGCAAATCCTGATTCCAAGTCAAATTATCAGGCGGAAGTCTCTTACTTTGGGGCAGCAATTCTAGTACAGCACTAGCGGTTTCTTGACCTTGCTTATCCTTATTAAATGCCAGCCCAATTCTGCTGATATTTTTGAGAACTTCTAGAGGCAAGTTATGCGGGTCATCCACCACCATGTACATTGTTCTCACTGGCGGCATTCCCTTGTGTGCGTCCCTATCCATATCTGCTATTGACAGTGCATCAATGGGTGAGTCGCACAAAAATACTCTCTCGATTTTATCGTCTGCTTCTCCACCCAATTTAATGTGAAACCATCCCTGATCTGATTGGGTGCTTTCGCTTTTCTGTGAACAGCGATTGTCAAGGCGTGTGGTGTCCCAAACCAGTGCGCCTGATTTTTCACCGTTTAAATCCCGTTTGATAAACACAACATTTCGCTGTTGATCTATGTAACCTAAGCCCAGCAGATGTAATGGTTGCACAAGTAAATCGGAAATACCGCGTTTTTGAGTTAGGTAATTTTGTAATGCAGGCCAGAGACTTTCATCCTCTGCTGGTGGTGTAAACTGGGGTGAACGCTGTTTTTGCTCTCTATTCAATGCCAGTTGATTGGTAGCAATTAGAACTAATGTTTTAGCTTCATCAGTAGTCCATCCAACAGGACTGGCTTTAATAATCTCTTCTACATCTGGGGCTGGGTGATTATCTAATAATGCCCTATTAGCAATTTCTTTGTCCCGGTCAATCACTAATAAACTTTGCAAGTCGCCACTGTAATACTGATATAACTCGACTGCTTGATTCTGGTTTAGCTTTGGTTTAGGAGTGGTTGGAATTTGAGCTTTATTTTCAGCGATTTTATTTATGAGTTGTTCGCTCTCCACCGCTTGCTTAACAGAATTGTTTAACAGCTGCTCAATTCGTGCATCATCCCTTTGTGGCTGGTAGTCAATTCGGAGATGTTTTTGCAAACCAGGAAATGTGTAGGCTGCACCTAATTGTGTGCCACTAAAAGCAATTCCATCTTTCTCATAAGAAATTCCTTTAGATTTACCGTTCCTGGTAAATCCTGTCCTTACACTAATACCAGCTTGCTGCAAACGCATAATTAACGTTGGCATCTGGGGATGATCAACAGATAAGTTATCAATTGTCTGCTGAATTAGCTCCTTGATGCTGGGTTCTGGTGGGGTATCGCGCTTACCCTGCTCATATTCTTCTTGCTCTCGTTTAATGCGCCGAAATTGTCCTGTGCTTTGTGTGCGATTTAATCTTTCTCTACTGCCCTGGACTTGCACTAAATCATAGTCAATTTCAATCTGACGTAGGACTTTTTCAGAGCGTACATAATCCCAGGAATCATCAACCAGTAACCCTGTGTCCATTCTGATTCTGCTGGCTGCAATGTGGACATGATCATCGTCGGTGTTTTCGTGGCGGAAGATGACATACTGATTGGCATCAAAGCCCATCTCTTTCATGTAGCGATTGCCAATTTCACACCATTTATATTCAGAAATTACATCATCCTTGGCTGCTGAAAGAGAGACATGATAAACAACACGTTCGGCATCTGGATTTAGTTGTCGAGATAGTCGAAATTCTTTCGATAATTCTCTGGCATTTCTGCCACTCATGTTACCACCAATTAGTTTGGCATTTTCACTGTTATGTAAATAATCTAATAACTTGCGAAAACCTCTACCCTTCGTCTGCTTCCCAATCATCGTCTTCCTCCTCTTCTTCTTCCCAGTCGTTGTCTTCTTCCGTGTCTACTTGAGCAATGTCTCGTCTGCACTGATGCAACACTGACAAAAGTTCTTGTAACAGTTCTGGGTTGGCTGGGGGAGTACGCCCCATTTTTATCGCTGTGTTTGTGGCTTTGACAAGTTGGTTTAAGTTATTGCCGATTTGTCCTAATTCCCAATATGTTTGTAGGCTAATTTTGCTTAGTCGTTTGGGCAGTGGTCGCAACAATCCATTACGCCTCATCAACTCACTCGCTGACATTCCCGCATCCTTTGATTTTATCCGCAGCAGATCCAATTCAATGTCACTCAACCTTAGTGAAAAGAGGTGGTTTCTTATGAGTCTTTTTGACTGCTTGCGACGAGACATAATCAATAGTTTAGGGTACAAAGCGAAGCGGGGTTTTTTAAGGGGGTGCGCCCCCTTGAACAAGCCGTCGTCCGAGCGTAGCGAGGTTTAGCGTTAGCTAAAAGACATGGCTTGCTTCTAGCCCATTTTCGGGGTAAGGGAGGTGTTATCGGCTACGTATGTACGGAGGCACAGCGAGGAGCTGGGAGGGGGAACATGGCACAGTCGTGATGCTGACAATACTACAACTAACAAGGGGATATAACAACGGCTTACTTTGTCATAACGAAAAATCAATGAATAGGTAAATTCTAGATTAAGCTTACGCCACAATAAGGCAGATAAAATCAGCTAGGGATAAATGGTAAATACGGCGTAGCCGCAGTAACGAATTTATAAGAAGTATGACTAAATAATCATCACGGTGTAGCCGTCACAGTAAAAGGTAGTTCGGCGTAGCGGCAGTAGTCAAATTTTTATTAGTATTTTTAAAACAAGTTGGGATAGATTTTTTCAAATATCCGATAATTAGTAGTTAATTAATCACTGCATGAAATCACAATGACTGAACATCAGAAATCAGAGGTGATCACTAAGAGCAAGGTTGATAAGGCCATCGAATTACTGAAGGAGCAGAAGCCGAAAGAGCGAGAGGATGTATCAGACAGAGATGCTGTCCGGCAGATGAGGAGATACATTGAGAAGCTGACTTCCTCTAAGTACGGCTACACTTATGATGAAGTGTCAGAGATGCTTCAAGGGCTGGGGATTAATTTGAGTGGCAGCAGAATCAAGTATTTAATCGGTGAGTTGAAGAAAAGCAGTCGTCGCCATCAAAAGAAATCGGAGGGTGACAACAAAGATACATAATCAAATCGCATACTGAAACTCAGTCAACAGTTGTAAATACTGCGTCAAATAAGACAAGAAGTGAGGCTGAGAAAGCACCTGTAAGTTGTACTAAAGCCAAAAGAAAAAGTCAATTATCACAGAGCAGCAGCGAAAAGCTGAATCGAGCATAAAGAGCAAATTTAATACCTATAACTTTCAAACATAAATAATATAGAGCCTCAAAGATTTATAAAGTGGCTCAATTATGAGTAAAGCCAGAAATCTACTTTATGTATTTTTAAGCTAACGGAGAAAATAATTTGAGTTCAAAAAATCATGAAAATAAGCAGACCTATCGGTAAAAATGCTAATTTTCTTTACATAATTAAATAGTAATTTCAAATTAACGTATTCTAGAAAAACTTAAATTTCCTCACAAGAGCTAGTTATGGATGAATTTCAACTATACCTGGGAGAAGCAAATAAATTTATAAAAGAGTCTAAAGAAGCAAGACGTATTATCGGATAAATGTTGACAAAAGTACAAGAGTGGACAGAATCAATCATTAGCATAGATTCCACTTTACGCAAGACGTTGGAAAATATAATGAGGAGCTATTATTTAACATGGAGTTTAAAAATCTCATCAAAGTTTTAGTACAATTTTTTTAAAAAATCAGTAGTTTTTGTTAGGTTTATTTATTATGTATACCCGTAATTATCTAGAAGAACAAAACTATTTTCTTGGACAAGGATACGTATATTTACTTTCTCAACAACGTCCACAATATGTTGAATATGCTGGTATACAAGAAGAAATGAGGCCTTTTTTTTACAAAAAAATATATAAAGGAAAAAATAGTAATGAACTTCAAGAACAAATTACCCAAGATGCTAATTTTGCAGCACAAACGTCTCCTAACGTATCCAATTTCTTGTTAGATTTATCTATTAAAATTGGAGCAAAATTGAATAGTCTTAATGAATTAACTCATAAAAAAAATTCAACTTACTTATTAGTTACTGCTCTTGTAGAAAAGTCGCATCATACAATAATAAACCCAAAATTGAGTTCAGAAGCTATACAGATTCTACAACAACCTAAAGGGGATGAAGATTTTTATCGCAAGGCAGGTGATGAATATGTTTATGGATTTGTACACGGCTGTTACTTTAATGCTATTTTTGAAATAACTGGTGATAGCCAAAGTGAAATCAATGATATTAGTTCTATTTTAGAAGTTGAACTAAACAATAGTTTATCTGGAAGTGTTACGGAAGAGCGCAAAAAAGTTTTACGTAAAAGTCAAAATAATTTAAAATTAGAAATTATACAACGAGGACTTAACATTAGTACAGAAATAGACATTACAGATATTAATTCTGTAATAGAATATGTTAAGAAAATAGATGGATATGATACAAGTGCTTATAGCCCTATTAAAGTTATTTTTAACAAATATAAAGACTCATTGATTGTAGCAAATAATATCATTTTTTTTGATACAGATCCCTTTATAAAAAAATTTAATTTAAAAAAAGCAGAGATAGAAAAATTATTCAATTTCGTAAAAGAAAGTGAAAAAAAATTAGAGAATGCTAGACTTTATTTCAAGAGTTTTAACGAAGAAATGAAATTTAGACAGAATATAAATATTATCAAAAAATTCTTAAATGAACAAGCTCCTGTTATTTTAAATAATTTAGCCAACTGTCAAATTGATCAAACACCATTACCAGATTTAGGGAATTTAAATCTTATCAGAATTCCTCAAATTAACTTGGTTATTTCTAGTTTACCTTCAAAAAGAAACATAAATTACAGCAGATTAGATACATTATTATATGAAGGGAAATGGAAAGAAGCAGATCAAGAAACTTTTCGTATCATGCTAATTTTAGCAAAATCTCAAGAATCTGGTTACATTACGAGTTCACGAATATACGAGATACCTTGTGAAGATTTGAATATCATTGATACTTTGTGGAAACACTACTCAAATAACAGATTTGGATTTTCTGTACAAAAATCAATATGGGATAATTTAAAAATAGTAGATCCCTCACAAGAAAAATTAAGCAT
The sequence above is drawn from the Nostoc sp. TCL26-01 genome and encodes:
- a CDS encoding relaxase/mobilization nuclease domain-containing protein codes for the protein MIGKQTKGRGFRKLLDYLHNSENAKLIGGNMSGRNARELSKEFRLSRQLNPDAERVVYHVSLSAAKDDVISEYKWCEIGNRYMKEMGFDANQYVIFRHENTDDDHVHIAASRIRMDTGLLVDDSWDYVRSEKVLRQIEIDYDLVQVQGSRERLNRTQSTGQFRRIKREQEEYEQGKRDTPPEPSIKELIQQTIDNLSVDHPQMPTLIMRLQQAGISVRTGFTRNGKSKGISYEKDGIAFSGTQLGAAYTFPGLQKHLRIDYQPQRDDARIEQLLNNSVKQAVESEQLINKIAENKAQIPTTPKPKLNQNQAVELYQYYSGDLQSLLVIDRDKEIANRALLDNHPAPDVEEIIKASPVGWTTDEAKTLVLIATNQLALNREQKQRSPQFTPPAEDESLWPALQNYLTQKRGISDLLVQPLHLLGLGYIDQQRNVVFIKRDLNGEKSGALVWDTTRLDNRCSQKSESTQSDQGWFHIKLGGEADDKIERVFLCDSPIDALSIADMDRDAHKGMPPVRTMYMVVDDPHNLPLEVLKNISRIGLAFNKDKQGQETASAVLELLPQSKRLPPDNLTWNQDLLERRHYEQEKRRQQQRGFSR
- the mobC gene encoding plasmid mobilization relaxosome protein MobC translates to MSRRKQSKRLIRNHLFSLRLSDIELDLLRIKSKDAGMSASELMRRNGLLRPLPKRLSKISLQTYWELGQIGNNLNQLVKATNTAIKMGRTPPANPELLQELLSVLHQCRRDIAQVDTEEDNDWEEEEEEDDDWEADEG
- a CDS encoding GUN4 domain-containing protein translates to MYTRNYLEEQNYFLGQGYVYLLSQQRPQYVEYAGIQEEMRPFFYKKIYKGKNSNELQEQITQDANFAAQTSPNVSNFLLDLSIKIGAKLNSLNELTHKKNSTYLLVTALVEKSHHTIINPKLSSEAIQILQQPKGDEDFYRKAGDEYVYGFVHGCYFNAIFEITGDSQSEINDISSILEVELNNSLSGSVTEERKKVLRKSQNNLKLEIIQRGLNISTEIDITDINSVIEYVKKIDGYDTSAYSPIKVIFNKYKDSLIVANNIIFFDTDPFIKKFNLKKAEIEKLFNFVKESEKKLENARLYFKSFNEEMKFRQNINIIKKFLNEQAPVILNNLANCQIDQTPLPDLGNLNLIRIPQINLVISSLPSKRNINYSRLDTLLYEGKWKEADQETFRIMLILAKSQESGYITSSRIYEIPCEDLNIIDTLWKHYSNNRFGFSVQKSIWDNLKIVDPSQEKLSIFGDQVGWRRSGHWLSYENLDFSSFLKLGFLPIGKLVGDYDKHGELNNSSYYNNKFFGYWGYRSSSTTTTGMTYTHYEYSPMPDKLHKCKIQL